A single window of uncultured Pseudodesulfovibrio sp. DNA harbors:
- the plsY gene encoding glycerol-3-phosphate 1-O-acyltransferase PlsY, protein MALIIGSLIAYILGSIPFGLVIAKTLCNLDPREDGSKNTGATNVARLCGTKYGIMTLVLDVLKGMLPVLFAATWIESPLALSVVALAAILGHVYSCFMNFKGGKAVATTVGAFFALAPWATVFSAAMCLAMVALTGHVSMGSLTFALALPVFMILTGNFGYLPVALIVMVILFWRHKENIRRLARGEENPWIKPKE, encoded by the coding sequence ATGGCTTTAATCATAGGCTCTTTAATCGCATACATCCTCGGCTCCATTCCTTTCGGACTGGTCATTGCCAAAACCCTCTGCAACCTCGACCCGCGCGAAGACGGAAGCAAAAACACCGGCGCAACCAATGTGGCCCGCTTATGCGGTACAAAATACGGAATCATGACCTTGGTTCTGGACGTGCTCAAAGGGATGCTCCCAGTACTGTTCGCCGCCACATGGATCGAGTCACCACTGGCCCTGAGCGTCGTAGCACTGGCAGCCATCCTCGGTCATGTCTACTCCTGCTTCATGAATTTCAAAGGCGGAAAGGCTGTTGCCACCACCGTAGGTGCATTTTTCGCACTGGCTCCATGGGCAACCGTTTTTTCAGCAGCCATGTGTCTCGCCATGGTTGCACTGACCGGTCATGTTTCTATGGGATCCCTGACGTTTGCCTTAGCCCTGCCTGTATTCATGATTTTGACCGGCAATTTCGGGTATCTTCCCGTTGCCCTGATCGTCATGGTCATCCTGTTCTGGAGACATAAAGAAAATATCCGCCGATTGGCCCGCGGTGAAGAAAACCCCTGGATTAAACCCAAGGAATAA